From Primulina tabacum isolate GXHZ01 chromosome 2, ASM2559414v2, whole genome shotgun sequence, one genomic window encodes:
- the LOC142537263 gene encoding uncharacterized protein LOC142537263 yields MTPAKMVKEYSAVSSGKERDSRDRMLGNLSASDACFADVPGDLGCNDSLGLNDGISDKVEYEETRKVEVPPERIRKFQLNDDDQAHHNFGLDSTTSKASDIPSHPNPKKLGSCGVILNKNKRPEMKKHRPKVFNEIKPRKTPKSRTVNPLTPKQKTPRQSIPRTSPLEKRKCTKKGDPPEVFHGNLGSVTKS; encoded by the exons ATGACACCGGCCAAAATGGTGAAG GAGTATTCAGCGGTTAGTTCGGGGAAAGAGAGGGACAGTCGTGATCGCATGCTTGGGAATTTGAGTGCCAGTGATGCATGTTTTGCTGATGTTCCTGGGGATTTAGGCTGCAATGATTCTTTGGGTTTGAATGATGGCATATCAG ACAAAGTGGAGTACGAAGAAACCCGGAAGGTTGAAGTGCCTCCTGAAAGGATTAGGAAATTTCAGCTAAACGATGATGATCAGGCACATCACAATTTTGGGTTAGATTCTACAACTTCCAAAGCTTCAGACATTCCGAGTCATCCAAATCCCAAAAAATTGGGCAGTTGTGGAGTTATCTTGAATAAAAATAAGAGACCAGAGATGAAAAAACACAGACCAAAAGTATTCAATGAAATCAAACCCAGAAAAACTCCAAAATCACGAACGGTTAATCCTTTAACACCTAAACAAAAAACTCCAAGGCAATCTATTCCCAGAACAAGTCCACTTGAGAAGAGAAAGTGCACGAAAAAAGGGGATCCACCGGAAGTTTTTCATGGAAACTTAGGAAGTGTTACAAAATCTTGA